The proteins below come from a single Candidatus Methylomirabilota bacterium genomic window:
- a CDS encoding insulinase family protein, whose translation MIPRSSSGRGLRARAVLGFCALLAGCAGQPAGTPVLPAANPAATAARGELPPPTRTELPNGLRLIYQDHRASDIVAVYLWVGVGVRYEKPDELGYAHFQEHMLFKGTDKWGPGYIDRAVEGVGGRSNA comes from the coding sequence GTGATCCCCCGGTCCTCGTCCGGGCGCGGGCTGCGCGCGCGCGCCGTCCTCGGCTTCTGCGCCCTGCTCGCCGGCTGCGCGGGCCAGCCGGCGGGAACGCCCGTCCTGCCCGCGGCGAACCCCGCCGCGACGGCGGCCCGCGGCGAGCTTCCGCCGCCCACGCGCACGGAGCTGCCGAACGGCCTCCGTCTCATCTACCAGGACCACCGCGCCTCCGACATCGTCGCCGTCTACCTCTGGGTCGGGGTGGGCGTGCGCTACGAGAAGCCGGACGAGCTCGGCTACGCGCACTTCCAGGAGCACATGCTCTTCAAGGGCACGGACAAGTGGGGGCCCGGCTACATCGATCGCGCGGTGGAAGGCGTGGGCGGGCGCTCGAACGC
- a CDS encoding SDR family NAD(P)-dependent oxidoreductase codes for MRDRVVVISGGTGALGQSMVLAFLGAGARVCVPYVVPAEQAALQARLAPGEAARVEMKPCDLADEAAVNAYVGDIATRHRRVDVLVNAVGGFAGGDLASTPLAEWNRMMTLNLTTAVVGCRAVLPEMTRARWGRIVNIASRAVIPPQGGFIAYTVSKAAVITLTQALAQEVRAHGITVNAVLPSTMDTPANRKAMPDADRSGWVSTASVARVVAFLASDTADAVTGAAVTV; via the coding sequence GTGCGCGATCGCGTCGTCGTCATCAGCGGCGGCACCGGCGCCCTCGGCCAGTCCATGGTCCTCGCCTTCCTCGGCGCCGGCGCCCGGGTCTGCGTGCCCTACGTGGTTCCTGCCGAGCAGGCGGCGCTCCAGGCGCGCCTGGCCCCCGGGGAGGCCGCGCGGGTCGAGATGAAGCCCTGCGATCTCGCCGACGAGGCCGCCGTCAACGCGTACGTGGGTGACATCGCCACGCGGCACCGCCGGGTCGACGTGCTCGTCAACGCGGTGGGCGGCTTCGCGGGCGGGGACCTCGCCTCCACGCCCTTGGCCGAGTGGAACCGCATGATGACGCTCAACCTCACCACCGCCGTGGTGGGCTGCCGCGCCGTGCTGCCCGAGATGACGCGGGCGCGCTGGGGCCGCATCGTGAACATCGCCTCCCGGGCGGTGATCCCGCCCCAGGGCGGCTTCATCGCCTACACGGTCTCGAAGGCGGCCGTGATCACCCTCACCCAGGCGCTCGCCCAGGAGGTGCGCGCGCACGGCATCACGGTGAACGCAGTGCTGCCGAGCACCATGGACACGCCGGCCAACCGGAAGGCCATGCCCGACGCCGATCGCTCCGGCTGGGTCTCGACGGCGTCGGTGGCGCGGGTCGTCGCCTTCCTCGCCTCCGATACCGCAGATGCGGTGACCGGCGCCGCGGTGACGGTATAA
- a CDS encoding 4a-hydroxytetrahydrobiopterin dehydratase codes for MPAPPKLSADHVSARLRDLPGWTIKGGKLHREFTFSDFVAAFGFMTEVAQAAEALEHHPEWFNVWNRVTVDLNTHDAGGLTELDFSLAARMSELAAAPPHRRLPDLPAAP; via the coding sequence ATGCCCGCGCCGCCGAAGCTCTCCGCGGATCACGTGAGCGCGCGCCTGCGCGACCTCCCGGGCTGGACCATCAAGGGAGGCAAATTACACCGCGAGTTCACCTTCTCCGACTTCGTGGCCGCCTTCGGATTCATGACCGAGGTGGCCCAGGCCGCCGAGGCCCTGGAGCATCACCCGGAATGGTTCAACGTCTGGAACCGCGTCACCGTGGACCTCAACACCCATGACGCGGGCGGGCTCACCGAGCTGGACTTCTCCCTCGCCGCGCGCATGAGCGAGCTCGCGGCCGCGCCGCCCCACCGGCGGCTGCCCGATCTCCCTGCCGCGCCCTGA